One stretch of Mus pahari chromosome 5, PAHARI_EIJ_v1.1, whole genome shotgun sequence DNA includes these proteins:
- the LOC110322196 gene encoding dimethylaniline monooxygenase [N-oxide-forming] 5-like produces MAKKRIAVIGAGISGLGAIKCCLDEDLEPTCFERSDDIGGLWKFQKNASEKMPSIYRSVTINTSKEMMCFSDFPIPDHFPNYMHNSKLMDYFRMYAERFSLLDYIRFQTTVRSVKKRPDFHVHGQWDVVVEADGKLENLVFDGVLVCSGHHTDPXLPLKSFPGIEKFEGCYFHSREYKSPEDYVGKRIIVVGIGNSGVDIAVELGRVAKQVFLSTRRGSWILHRVWNNGYPMDSSFFTRFHSFLQKILTTEAVNKYLEKTLNSRFNHAHYGLQPQHRPLSQHPTVSDDLPNHIISGKVQVKPNVKEFTGTDVHFDDGTVEENIDVVIFATGYSFSFPFLERLIAVTDNEVSLYKLMFPPDLEKPTLAVIGLIQPLGIILPIAELQSRWAVRVFKGLSKLPSVKVMKADMDRRKKAMEKRYVKTARHTIQVDHIEYMDEIASLAGVKPNLLLLFLSDPTLAMEVFFGPCTPYQYRLQGPGKWDGARKAILTQRERIIKPLKTRITREKSHSAPGLFWIKMVLFGLAFLVPSLTYFSYICQ; encoded by the exons AAGAATGCTTCAGAGAAAATGCCTAGCATCTACAGATCTGTGACCATCAACACTTCCAAGGAGATGATGTGCTTCAGTGATTTTCCCATCCCTGACCACTTTCCCAACTACATGCACAACAGCAAACTCATGGACTACTTCAGGATGTATGCTGAGCGCTTCAGTCTTCTGGATTACATCCGATTTCAG ACCACAGTGAGGAGCGTGAAAAAGCGTCCAGACTTCCACGTCCATGGACAATGGGATGTTGTTGTGGAGGCAGATGGGAAACTGGAGAACCTAGTCTTTGATGGGGTTCTGGTCTGCAGCGGCCATCACACAGACCCCCNCCTGCCACTCAAGTCCTTTCCAG GCATCGAGAAGTTTGAAGGCTGTTATTTCCACAGCCGTGAATACAAAAGTCCTGAGGATTATGTAGGAAAGAGAATCATAGTGGTTGGCATTGGGAATTCTGGTGTGGACATTGCGGTGGAGCTTGGTCGTGTAGCAAAACAG GTATTCCTCAGCACCAGACGAGGATCGTGGATTTTACACCGTGTTTGGAATAATGGCTATCCCATGGATAGTTCATTTTTCACTCGGTTCCATAGCTTTCTCCAGAAGATATTAACCACGGAAGCAGTCAATAAGTACCTAGAGAAGACTCTGAACTCAAGATTCAACCATGCACATTATGGTCTGCAGCCACAGCACAG ACCACTGAGCCAGCACCCCACCGTCAGTGATGACCTTCCAAATCATATCATCTCCGGAAAAGTCCAGGTGAAGCCTAACGTGAAGGAGTTCACAGGAACAGATGTCCATTTTGATGATGGCACGGTGGAGGAGAATATTGACGTTGTCATCTTTGCTACGGGATacagcttttcttttccattccttGAGCGTCTGATTGCAGTTACTGACAATGAAGTGTCCCTGTATAAGCTGATGTTCCCTCCAGACCTGGAGAAGCCAACGCTGGCTGTCATTGGGCTCATCCAGCCCTTGGGCATCATCCTACCTATTGCAGAACTTCAGTCTCGCTGGGCTGTGCGGGTGTTCAAAG GGCTGAGCAAATTACCCTCAGTGAAGGtcatgaaggcagacatggacCGAAGGAAAAAGGCCATGGAGAAACG GTATGTGAAGACAGCCAGGCACACAATCCAAGTGGACCACATTGAGTACATGGATGAGATTGCCTCTCTGGCTGGGGTGAAGCCCAACCTCCTGCTCCTGTTTCTGTCAGATCCAACGCTAGCCATGGAAGTCTTCTTTGGGCCCTGTACCCCATACCAATACCGTTTGCAAGGTCCAGGGAAATGGGATGGGGCCCGGAAAGCCATCTTGACTCAGAGAGAAAGGATCATCAAGCCATTGAAGACCCGAATTACTCGTGAGAAGAGTCACTCTGCCCCAGGTCTCTTTTGGATAAAGATGGTACTATTTGGCCTGGCATTTCTGGTTCCAAGTTTAACATACTTTAGTTATATTTGTCAATGA